TCATTTTATTCTTTGGAATTTCCATGGAAAAATCCTTTAAAACCGGATTGCCGGTCCGATAGGAAAAGCCCACACGCTCCAGCTTAATTCCTTGTTCCAGACTCCGGAAGGATTCTCCCCGGACCAGCACCTCCATTTCCTCCGGATGATGAATGGCTTCATGGATTAGAAACATGCCGGGCATCATGGAGGCGAACTTCATTCTTTGAGCCAGCACAAAGGAAACGCAACTGAACATCTTTTGCCCGGCAATGACAAAGAAACCCATCTTCGCCAGCACTTCCGTGGTCTGAGTCGCACCGGTTAAATGAACGTATCCGAACACGGACACCACGCCGGTGACCGCCAGTATTTCAATAATGTTTTCAGGCAGGTGATTCACGACGGCGAATGCCGTATTAATGCGGCGGTATCGGGCCATTATTTCCTTTAACAAGGATTTATACCGCTCTTCCATGCCAAGGGCCTTAACCTCTTTGACGGCGCCAAGACTTTCCACGCCTATGGAATTGGTTTTCTGGTCAAGCTCCAGCCGTTTTTTTCCAAATCGGATGGAATAGGTCGTGATCAGTTTGTTGATGGAGACAAAAATGGTTGCCACAACAACGGCAAGCCACAAGGTGACCACCCAGTCGGACGCCACAAGTATCAGGGCGATGGCGATGCATAAGATTAGCTTGGTGACAAGCTGCAATAATATCAAAAATGAGAAAGCCACTTGCCGGGGCTCGACAATGGCGTTATGCAACATAACCCCCTGCTTGGACTCCAGGACCTGGGAGTAATGCATCCGAAGATATTGATAAAGCAGTTTGGCGGACCATATTTCCCGCAGCTTGAACGTAAAATGGGCGTTCAGCCCCCGAAGGTATGCGGCAAGTATGTTCTTGAACCAAAAAGCAGCCAGCAAAGCCCCCAGGAGGATAATCATTTTGTGTTCCTGGGGGAAAACAGCCAGAACGTTGTCAAACGCGCCCATGGCCCCGCTCTGGGAGGACTCGGAGCTCATGAGATGGGATAGCACCGGCAGGATCATTCCCAGGCCCAAGGCCTCGAAAAAGGCGGCCAGAACCATCACCACCAGAATAAAAAAGCCCATTTTGCGGTGTCCGGCGGTCAAATCATTGATGATCGCCAGTGTATTTTTCTTTGTTTTCATATGCTTTCGGGGGCGCCCTCGCTTAGTGTTCATTTTTTGAACACAAGAAGATTGTTCACATCGCATGCGAGAAGTCAAGGGAAAAAAGTGAAACGGGGCCGAAGCGCCGGTTTTATGAAAAGCCTTAGATTTATATGAAAAACGATTAGTTAATGAAAGACGGACAAATCGCCGTCCTCGCCTGCGGCCGAAGCATGGATGTCCGCCGGGTGCAGAGCAAGCGCAGGAGCAATGGTTTCTTGGAAAGCAGGGATCACAACGCGCTTGTCCGGGCGTTTTCCGTAATAAACCGGACGTGGTCGCCCAGGACGTCCCGCTCGTAGTCCCCGTTGTATACAAGGCGCGCAAGCAGGGCTTTGACGTGTTCTTCGGTGTAGGGCCTGGAGAGGGGATCTTCCGCCAACTTTTTGAGCGCGTCGAAAAGCTCCTGGGGATTATTAACGCTCCAGCAGGCGCCGTGCTCTTCCACAAGCATGTCGTATTCGCAGAAATATTTGGGGAACAACAAGGTTTTGCCCTGCAAAAACACGTCGATGAGGATGCTGGACGTGGTGCCGAAGGCCACGTCGGCCCACCGGATAAGCTCTAGAGAGTCCACGTCCGTCACCACTCTGGCGTGTTTGGCCAGTTGCTTGTAGCCCAGGCGGTTGGCTCGGGTATGGGGTTTGATGATAAGGTTGACAAAAGGAAGATTGGCCGCGCCCTTGATGGTTTGAACGGTCAAATCCTCGTCCATGCCCCAGGTGATGGGCCGGTCGAAATACAGGACGTTCAGCTTGCCGGGCTCCTTTTTCTCCCGGGAAATGGTGCGGGGGACGATTTCGTCCAGGACCGGCTTCCATTCCCGGCAAAACCGGGGAATGCCCATGGCCGCCATTTTTTCCCGGGGGCCGCCCATCTTGGCGGTCAGGTCCAGGCGCAAATCGTGCTGCATGGAGTAATGGTCGTAATCCGGGAACTCGTAATCCTTGAAATCCTTCATCTTGCCCACCCGGTCGGCGTACATCATGGCGCCGGGGGGGATGGCGAAGGTGGGGACTCCCAACTCTTTGGCCGCGGAAAACAAAGCGCCTGTGATGTATTGGCGTTCCTTGGCGAAGTCAAACACCACGGCCGAGGCGTTCAGGCGTTTCAAAAGGCCCCGCGCCCAGTCATGGTTGAAATATTTTTGCACGGACAGGTCTTTGTACAGATAATTGTGCAGATATTTTTCGTAAGCCTTCTCCGCCTTGTTCAGGACGGCGCCCGCCCTGCCCTGTTGGGGCTCGGCGAGAGCGCGGTGGCTTCCGCAAATGGCGCGGGCCAGGACCTTGCGGGCCAGGCCGGGTTTGTATGCGTCGTAGATGTAACGGATGTCGGCGTTGCAGCGGTTTTTCAGGTAGAGCAGCCGCAAGTCCTTGTGGATGTTGTAATCCGGGTTTTGACACAAAACCATAACCTCATGCCCGCCTTCTTTTTGGAACTTGTAGATGAGCGGTGCGAAATGGTCTATGTCGTTGAATCTGCGTATTATAAATAAAATCATAGGACTATTTTCAAAACCCATTTTACTGATTTTGCTCCCACCAGTCGCCGATGAGCTTGGAGGCGAATTCCACGGACTGCTCGTCCCGCACTTCGATGGGGCTGTATATATTTTTGACTTCCACCACGCCCACTTTTTCGCCCAGCTTTCTGCCGTTGCGCACGAAATGGGGATAGGTGACGCACCCCAGGCCCATTAGGTTGATGAGCAAGGGGGATTTTTTCAGGACGCGGGGCATGAAGCCCTCTCCGATGGACCGGGTGTCCTGGTTATCTTTCAGCCAGGAAGTGCGGTATTCGGCCCGGACCGGAATCACGCTGTCCAGGCCTTCGTTCACCAGCTTTTCGATCATCTTGTCGATGAAGTCTTTCCGGCGGAAGGGATAGGTGATTTCCAGGATGACCAGGATGTCGGGAATCTCCCCGGCGTCTTCCAATTGCTGGAGCGAATACTGCAGGACCATGCTCAGGTCCACGTGATCCAGGGACAAATCCGCAGGCCGGATGAACGGAGTCTGGGCGCCCGCCTCTCTAGCCTTGGCTGCAAGCTCCTCGCTGTCCGCCGAAACCACTACCCGGTTTATGTATTGCGACTGTAAGGCCCTTTGAACCGTGTATTCCAAGAGCGACTTGCCGCCGCAATCCGGCACGTCGTCCTTGACCGGAATGAGGGCCACAATGTTTAAATTATGCAGGTCGAGGGGTGCGCTTTTTTGATTTTGCTCCTCGCCGTTTTCCAGGGAGGTGAGAATTTGCACCACGTTCTGGCAGCGCTCCGGGTTTCTGTTCTGGTGGATGCCGTGCCAATGGAACACGCTGGCGGCGGGCTCGTAGACCAGAAAGTAACCCAGGGAGATTATCTGCTTGGCCCAGATGCGGTCTTCGATATTGGTGGCGTCCTCGTCAAAGGGATATTTTTCCCAGAGATCCCGCCTGACGGCGCTATTGGCGTTGTGGAAAAAGGAGTCCTTTTTTTGCACCTTGCGATCCAGGCCGAACACGGTCAGAAGGTCGCGTTTGTCCCAATCCGTGGTGAAGGTCATGGGCTCCTGCCTGCCGTAAACGCCTGCCACGTTTTCCTCTTCAAAGGGCTTGATGAGGTTTTCCAGCCAGGATGTGTTTGTGGGGATGCAATGGCCGGAAAGGCATACGATGATGTCGCCCTTGCTGGCCTCCACGCCCCGGTTGATGGCCTTCCCCGGCAGGTAGCGGTCGATCTCCACCAACTTGATGGCAAAGGCCTTGGCCTTTTCCACGGTTTTATCGTCGCTCTTGTTATCCACGACGATGACTTCAAAATCCTGATAGGTCTGGGCGAAGACCGCTTTCAAACAGGAAGCGATCCACTTTTCCTCGTTTTTCGTCCTGACTATAATAGAAACCATATTGCCTCACGCGGGCGCGCAGCGCGCCTTATGCGGGAACGTCCGATGCATTGAAATCGGACGCAAACTGCACAATGTGCGGGAATTTAACCCGGTTTTCACAAAAACTCATATTGGATAGGACCGCCTTTTCGTACTGAAGCGCGTCCCGGTAATACTCCAGAAAGATTTTCGCCAGCCTGAAATGGTCCGCAAGGCTGGCGGGGCCGTATACCTTGCGGATTTCCATCAGCAAAGACCGCGCGGCGGCCGCCAGCAGGGCCGGGCCGTTTTTCTCCCCCGAAGCCAGGCGCTGCACCAACAGGTCCTCGTAGGAGGTCAGGGGCGTGTGCTTGGACTCGGTATTAAGGATGGCGCCTTTGTTCAGCTTGGGATCGTGAAAATGGCCTTCAAAGGGCTTGCCCAGAAAGGTGGGCGCCAGCAACTGGTCAGAGAACTCCATGTCCAGAAAATCGGCGATTTTCTTCATGGCCTCTTTGGGCATAGCCTTGATGTCGGCCAGTTCGATGAACAAAAAGTTCGGGTGGCCGTTGTATTTTTCAAAAACTTCCCGAGCCAGCTTGATTTCCCAGAACAGCCTGCGGCAACGCTCCTGGGTTTCCACCGCGCCGCAATGGAACTTTTTGATGAACTTGTTCCGCTGGGAGCTGTACCGGGTTTGAGCCGGACGCAGCAGATAGATGAACTTGGATCTTTCGATCAAATCCTTGTCGCGCCAGTCAAAGCCTTTTGTCATGCACTTGAGGGCGTAATATCTGGGGCTTTGGCCTTCGGGTGTAAACCCGGCCTCGTAACCCCGGAACACGGCGTTTAAAAAGCCCTCGCCGGTGAGCATGCCCGTCGCATTTTCATGCAGCGCCCTTGAAAAGGCGTCGTGATCCACCAGCCCCTGGGTGGAGATGGAGGAATAATAGGTGGTGAACGAATCGTGGACGAAGCGGTCCAGGATGGGCGTGAACTCCTTCAGCAAAGGCCGGCTTCCGGCCGTCTGGTTATCATTGGCGATCCGGTTGAAAAACTCGGCGAAATAGCGCCATTCAAAGGGCCAGACCAGGGCGTCGGGATGGCCGTCCAACAAAGAGGCCAGCAGAGTGGTGCCGCTGCGGGCGGGGCCGGCTATAAACAGCCATTGTCGTTGATCGGATTGCATGGCGCCTACTTTCCTCCAAACACCTTGAAATCCTTCATGAGGCCGTTGATTTTCGCCTGCCAGGCCAGGGCGGCGGCGTGATCGACCTCCGTCATTCTGTCCACCCAATGCTTGCCCAGTTCGGCCAAATCGATGTTATCCTGTTTGGCCAGTTCGGGTCCGAACTCCGAATTTTCCAAAAGCAATTCAAAGGCGCGGGACCCCGGCGTGGGCTTGAGGATGGTGCATCCGATGCGGTCCAGCCCGCCCAGATCGGCCATTTGCTGAACCAGGTTGTAAGTCCCTTGCATGCTTTTTTCCGTCTCGCCGGGCAGGCCCAGGATAAAGCTGGGGAAATACTTGATGCCCGCTTCCTTAAGAAGGGTGGCGGCGTTCAGGGAAATCCTGGGAGTCTGGCCTTTGAAGCATTTTTTCAGGATTTCCGTGTCTCCGGATTCCACGCCCAGGAACACTTCCTCCACGTTCAGCTTTTTCAGGTAGGTCAACACCTCCGGCTTGATGCCCGTAACCCGGCTGTAGACGAAAAAGGCCAGGTCATCCAGTTTTTTGGGCCGGGAGTCCACAAACTCCTTGAACCACGCAAAGTTGTTCAGGTTGTCGTCGCTGATATCCCATATGCAATTGGCGCCGTAGTTGTCGTAAAGATCCTCGATCTCCTCCCAGATGGCCTTGATGGGGCGAAACCGCACCCCTTTTTCCAGCCGGGCGCAAAAGATGCAGCCGCCGGTTTTATCCCGCCAGGAGCAGCCCTTGGAGGAGTATATGGAAGCCTGGCGCATGTTGGGCCTGTCCGGATAGGCTTCGCGGAAATTTCTGATATACAGGTCAAAGTCAATGAACTCCCGGGACGGATTAGGGAGCTCCTGCAGGGTGTTCTCCTTGATTTGACTGTTTACGAAAACGCCGCCCTCATGCCTGAAAACCAGGTTGGGGATGTCAACGGGCGCGCCGTTCTTGTTTTCCACCAGCCGCTTGATCAGATCCAGGAAGGGAAATTCGGCTTCGTACCGGATAATGTAGTCAAAGCAATCCTGGTTTGCGGCGATGTTTTCGGCAAGCACCGAAGGATGGGGGCCGCCCAAAATGGTGGTGCAGCCGTGCTTTTTTGCGGCTTTGGCGTAAGTGACGCACGTGGGGTAGTTGAACGTAGTCGCGTAAAAGCCCACCACGTCGTAGGCGGCCAGATCGGCCGGGTCGATGGGAGTCACATCCTCGTCCAGGACGACGATTTCCACGCTGTCCTTCAGTTCCTGCTTGATCAGGGTGGCGATTGAAAGGATGCCCAGCGGGACGTACATGCCCTTGCGGGAGTGTTTTGTCTCGCTGACGTTCATAGGATTGCAAATGGCTACTTTCATGCTTCCTCTGCTTGCAGGCTCATTAAAAGTTCTGCAAATTTAAAATCGATTTCCGTGTTGATATCCACGGCTTCCAGTTCGCTGACAACCACGGCCCTGGAGTCGGCGCCCAGGCAATGGCCCGTTAACTCGGGGGCGTCCAGCAGGCGGCGATGGCGCATGTACAGGCCGCCGGTGAGAAAAAAGGCCTTTTCCCGCTTTTGACGGGGGCTGGTGATGGCGCCTTCGGGGATGGGGCTGAAATTTTCCAGGGACAAGTCCTCTTTCACCCGTTTGGCGATGTAGGGATGCCCCTTGGTGATTTCCGAGACCGAGGTCACGCTGTCGCATCCGTGCTCCAGCCAGGTTTCCACGGCCTTGTCGATGGACTCGGTGGACAGGAAAGGGCATGTGGGCTGGAGGGAGAGTATGCCCTCGTACCGATCGCCCAAATCGTCGAAAAACATCATGGCGTGTTTGGAAACGCCGGGCAGCAGGGAGAATTCCCTGGCCAGTTCGCCGGGACGCACAAAGGGAACATCCATGCCCAGCGACTGCCCCACTTTGGCGATTTCCTCATCATCCGTGGACAAGATCAGCTTATCAATATACTTGGACTTGCTTGCCGCCTGATGCACGTGCGCAATTAATGGAGCGCCGCCTAAAAGCCGGATGT
The Desulfatibacillum aliphaticivorans DSM 15576 DNA segment above includes these coding regions:
- a CDS encoding ABC transporter ATP-binding protein; translated protein: MKTKKNTLAIINDLTAGHRKMGFFILVVMVLAAFFEALGLGMILPVLSHLMSSESSQSGAMGAFDNVLAVFPQEHKMIILLGALLAAFWFKNILAAYLRGLNAHFTFKLREIWSAKLLYQYLRMHYSQVLESKQGVMLHNAIVEPRQVAFSFLILLQLVTKLILCIAIALILVASDWVVTLWLAVVVATIFVSINKLITTYSIRFGKKRLELDQKTNSIGVESLGAVKEVKALGMEERYKSLLKEIMARYRRINTAFAVVNHLPENIIEILAVTGVVSVFGYVHLTGATQTTEVLAKMGFFVIAGQKMFSCVSFVLAQRMKFASMMPGMFLIHEAIHHPEEMEVLVRGESFRSLEQGIKLERVGFSYRTGNPVLKDFSMEIPKNKMTAVIGPSGAGKSTIADLLLGLYHPQEGRITVDGKDLSDYSLSTWRERVGYVGQEPVIFNVSIRENILAGRPGASKDEVIQAARVARIHDFITTLPQGYDTIVGDRGAKLSGGQKQRVVIARVIIRNPDLFIFDEATSALDGETEAEITAAMEDLAGHRTLLVIAHRLSTIKKADHVYDLSTAAA
- a CDS encoding glycosyltransferase family 2 protein, which codes for MVSIIVRTKNEEKWIASCLKAVFAQTYQDFEVIVVDNKSDDKTVEKAKAFAIKLVEIDRYLPGKAINRGVEASKGDIIVCLSGHCIPTNTSWLENLIKPFEEENVAGVYGRQEPMTFTTDWDKRDLLTVFGLDRKVQKKDSFFHNANSAVRRDLWEKYPFDEDATNIEDRIWAKQIISLGYFLVYEPAASVFHWHGIHQNRNPERCQNVVQILTSLENGEEQNQKSAPLDLHNLNIVALIPVKDDVPDCGGKSLLEYTVQRALQSQYINRVVVSADSEELAAKAREAGAQTPFIRPADLSLDHVDLSMVLQYSLQQLEDAGEIPDILVILEITYPFRRKDFIDKMIEKLVNEGLDSVIPVRAEYRTSWLKDNQDTRSIGEGFMPRVLKKSPLLINLMGLGCVTYPHFVRNGRKLGEKVGVVEVKNIYSPIEVRDEQSVEFASKLIGDWWEQNQ
- a CDS encoding sulfotransferase, producing the protein MQSDQRQWLFIAGPARSGTTLLASLLDGHPDALVWPFEWRYFAEFFNRIANDNQTAGSRPLLKEFTPILDRFVHDSFTTYYSSISTQGLVDHDAFSRALHENATGMLTGEGFLNAVFRGYEAGFTPEGQSPRYYALKCMTKGFDWRDKDLIERSKFIYLLRPAQTRYSSQRNKFIKKFHCGAVETQERCRRLFWEIKLAREVFEKYNGHPNFLFIELADIKAMPKEAMKKIADFLDMEFSDQLLAPTFLGKPFEGHFHDPKLNKGAILNTESKHTPLTSYEDLLVQRLASGEKNGPALLAAAARSLLMEIRKVYGPASLADHFRLAKIFLEYYRDALQYEKAVLSNMSFCENRVKFPHIVQFASDFNASDVPA
- a CDS encoding B12-binding domain-containing radical SAM protein, which codes for MKVAICNPMNVSETKHSRKGMYVPLGILSIATLIKQELKDSVEIVVLDEDVTPIDPADLAAYDVVGFYATTFNYPTCVTYAKAAKKHGCTTILGGPHPSVLAENIAANQDCFDYIIRYEAEFPFLDLIKRLVENKNGAPVDIPNLVFRHEGGVFVNSQIKENTLQELPNPSREFIDFDLYIRNFREAYPDRPNMRQASIYSSKGCSWRDKTGGCIFCARLEKGVRFRPIKAIWEEIEDLYDNYGANCIWDISDDNLNNFAWFKEFVDSRPKKLDDLAFFVYSRVTGIKPEVLTYLKKLNVEEVFLGVESGDTEILKKCFKGQTPRISLNAATLLKEAGIKYFPSFILGLPGETEKSMQGTYNLVQQMADLGGLDRIGCTILKPTPGSRAFELLLENSEFGPELAKQDNIDLAELGKHWVDRMTEVDHAAALAWQAKINGLMKDFKVFGGK
- a CDS encoding cytidylyltransferase domain-containing protein codes for the protein MRPRILALIPARGGSKGVPRKNIRLLGGAPLIAHVHQAASKSKYIDKLILSTDDEEIAKVGQSLGMDVPFVRPGELAREFSLLPGVSKHAMMFFDDLGDRYEGILSLQPTCPFLSTESIDKAVETWLEHGCDSVTSVSEITKGHPYIAKRVKEDLSLENFSPIPEGAITSPRQKREKAFFLTGGLYMRHRRLLDAPELTGHCLGADSRAVVVSELEAVDINTEIDFKFAELLMSLQAEEA